ACGGGGATCAGCGCCGCACGGATCACCAGCACCAGGCCGATGATGGACAGTGTCCACGTCCAGCCGTTGGCCGCAGGCAGGCCAATGACAGTCAGGCCCTCATGGAATCCCACCATGATGACGGACACAAGCCACTTGAACGGAAACATGATTGTTTCAAAGAAGTCCATACGATATCCCTATTCGTCAGGCCGCAGTGCGGCCTTCTCCATCAGTCTGAGCAGCCAGGTACTTGTCCGGGTTGTTCAGGACAACAATTCTGGGGGTCCGGTTTTCAGGCCAGTGGCGGTGGCCGGCGGGGACATGGTCCACTCCGCCGGAGTTCCACGGATGGCAGCGCACCAGGCGCCGCGCTGCGAGCCACGTTCCTTTCACGGCCCCGTGGACCGTGATTGCCTCAAGCGCATAGGCCGAGCATGAAGGAAAGAAGCGGCATACCTGGCCGTACAAGGGCGAAATCACCTTGCGGTAGGCCATCAGCAGCAGGATAAGAATATTTTTGGGCAGGTTCCAGATGAACGTGCCCACGGCGGTAACGCCGGGAAGAAGGTAGCGGACGACGGCGGCAGTCACCTTATGCACGCTGTGTCCCTTCCTGTGTTGTACCGGTTGAACCGCCTACAGCAGCCCGCGGAAGGCGGCTGCCCAACCGGCTCGTGGTCGATTCCAGTGCAGACCTATAGTCCGCCAGCAGTTGGTCCCAGCTGGCGTCCGCGGAAGCAGGCAGTGCCCGCACCACTATGGCGAAACCGGT
The window above is part of the Pseudarthrobacter sp. IC2-21 genome. Proteins encoded here:
- the yidD gene encoding membrane protein insertion efficiency factor YidD produces the protein MHKVTAAVVRYLLPGVTAVGTFIWNLPKNILILLLMAYRKVISPLYGQVCRFFPSCSAYALEAITVHGAVKGTWLAARRLVRCHPWNSGGVDHVPAGHRHWPENRTPRIVVLNNPDKYLAAQTDGEGRTAA